In a genomic window of Nitratireductor basaltis:
- the rpmE gene encoding 50S ribosomal protein L31 — MKADIHPDYHTIKVVMTDGTEYETRSTWGKEGDTLQLDIDSSTHPAWTGGNQTLIDRGGRVSRFKKRYEGLGI, encoded by the coding sequence ATGAAAGCCGATATCCATCCCGACTATCACACCATCAAGGTCGTCATGACGGACGGCACCGAGTACGAGACCCGCTCCACTTGGGGCAAGGAAGGCGACACCCTTCAGCTCGACATCGACTCCTCCACGCATCCCGCATGGACCGGTGGCAACCAGACCCTGATCGACCGCGGTGGCCGCGTGTCGCGCTTCAAGAAGCGCTACGAAGGTCTCGGCATCTAA